The proteins below are encoded in one region of Desulfobaccales bacterium:
- the flhB gene encoding flagellar biosynthesis protein FlhB, whose translation MAEDSYQDRTEQPTPKRRQEARRRGHIARSRDLSTALVLFTGLGLLVVWGPWAAARQKVWLSTWLATLQPGWGQPGEVWRLFQGLSLALAGLLAPVLLGLMVASLAAAALQGGFLFAPQRLAPDLSRLLLLPGLKRLFSGQSFLELAKALLKVALIGVIAYLTVAPLFPRVPELLFSDPARLPEFLASAGFKVGWRILLGLLVLGILDYLLQRYRFEKNLRMTKQEVKEEMRQTEGDPRIKARMRSLMRQMATRRMMAEVPRADVVITNPTHVAVALKYDGATMIAPQVVAKGQGFVALKIMALAQEAGVPLVENVALARTLYKSVELGAFIPTSLYRAVAEVLAYVYSLRGRRPHQGGAR comes from the coding sequence CCCGCAGCCGGGACCTGAGCACCGCCCTGGTCCTCTTCACCGGCCTGGGGCTACTGGTGGTCTGGGGTCCCTGGGCGGCGGCCCGCCAGAAGGTGTGGCTCAGCACCTGGCTGGCCACCTTGCAGCCGGGATGGGGGCAGCCCGGGGAAGTGTGGCGCCTCTTTCAGGGGCTCAGTCTCGCTCTGGCCGGACTGCTGGCCCCGGTGCTGCTGGGCCTCATGGTGGCTTCCCTCGCCGCCGCCGCGCTCCAGGGAGGCTTCCTCTTTGCCCCCCAGCGCCTGGCCCCGGATCTTTCCCGGCTGCTCCTGCTGCCCGGGCTGAAGCGGCTCTTCTCCGGGCAATCCTTCCTTGAATTGGCCAAGGCCCTGCTCAAGGTGGCCCTGATCGGCGTCATCGCTTATCTCACCGTGGCCCCCCTGTTCCCCCGGGTGCCGGAGCTGCTCTTCTCCGACCCGGCCCGCCTGCCGGAATTTCTGGCCTCCGCCGGTTTCAAGGTGGGCTGGCGCATCCTTCTGGGCCTCCTGGTCCTGGGGATTCTCGACTACCTCCTGCAGCGCTACCGCTTCGAGAAAAATCTTCGCATGACCAAGCAGGAAGTGAAGGAGGAGATGCGCCAGACCGAGGGCGACCCCCGCATCAAGGCCCGGATGCGCAGCCTCATGCGCCAGATGGCCACCCGGCGGATGATGGCGGAGGTCCCCCGGGCGGATGTGGTCATCACCAACCCCACCCACGTGGCGGTGGCCCTGAAATACGACGGGGCCACCATGATCGCCCCCCAGGTGGTGGCCAAGGGGCAGGGGTTTGTGGCCCTGAAGATCATGGCCCTGGCCCAGGAGGCCGGCGTGCCTCTGGTGGAGAACGTGGCGCTGGCCCGGACCCTCTATAAATCCGTGGAGCTGGGGGCCTTCATCCCCACCAGCCTCTACCGGGCGGTGGCCGAAGTGTTGGCATATGTCTATAGCCTGCGGGGCCGCCGGCCTCACCAGGGAGGCGCCCGATGA
- the flhA gene encoding flagellar biosynthesis protein FlhA produces the protein MTPTAAGQVQAFPKVGLHKGELFVALGVIITLLVMIFPLPRTLLDLLLSFNLTFSLMVLLLSLYTIKPIEFFIFPSLLLVTTLFRLSLGVASTRLILLHGGEGLEAAGVVIRSFGSFVVGGNYVVGGIIFIILVIINFIVIIKGSTRIAEVAARFTLDAMPGKQMSIDADLNAGYIDDQEARRRRANLAREGEFYGAMDGASKFVRGEAMAALLIMVINIVGGLIIGVAQHGLTLAEAAQTYTLLTIGEGLVNQIPALFVSTAAGLVVSKAASEASLGEEYAAQFVLKPQAMSVAAGIIFLVGLIPGLPHLPFLILAVVTGGLSYVAWKVREKEAEEAARQTAVKPPPKSDPLESLPTLDLLELEIGYGLIPLVDESQGGELLERVRALRRQFAQEMGVVIPPIHIRDNLQFKPGKYAVFLKGVEVAQGEIMVGYYLALSPGETVRPLEGIPTREPTFQLPALWIPASRKEEAQHLGYTVVNGASVIITHLGEIIRRHCDELLGRQEVQHLLDKLAKTHPKVVEELVPGLLSLGTIQKVLQNLVRERVSIRDLLTIMETLADYGSYTKDPEILTEYVRQRLSRALMKALETPDRRLAVYTLDPFVEDLIKDSLQRTEFGVYSALAPETAEEILAACRRAVERCALENLPPVLVCSPGVRRHLARLLERSLPQMQVVSTHELNTDLPIQSLGVVSVGHGA, from the coding sequence ATGACCCCCACGGCCGCCGGTCAGGTTCAGGCTTTTCCCAAGGTAGGCCTCCACAAGGGCGAGCTCTTCGTGGCCTTGGGGGTGATCATCACCCTCCTGGTGATGATCTTTCCCTTGCCCCGCACCCTTTTGGATCTGCTCCTGAGCTTCAACCTGACCTTTTCTTTGATGGTGCTCCTCTTATCCCTTTACACCATCAAGCCCATCGAGTTCTTCATCTTCCCGTCGCTGTTGCTGGTCACCACCCTCTTTCGCCTCTCTTTGGGGGTGGCCTCCACCCGCCTCATCCTGCTGCATGGCGGCGAGGGTCTGGAGGCCGCCGGGGTGGTCATCCGCTCCTTCGGCAGTTTCGTGGTGGGGGGCAATTATGTGGTGGGCGGCATCATCTTCATCATCCTGGTGATTATCAACTTCATCGTCATCATCAAAGGCTCCACCCGCATCGCCGAGGTGGCGGCCCGCTTCACCCTGGACGCCATGCCCGGCAAGCAGATGAGCATCGATGCGGATCTCAACGCCGGCTACATCGACGATCAGGAGGCCCGCCGCCGCCGGGCCAACCTGGCCCGGGAGGGGGAATTTTACGGCGCCATGGACGGAGCCTCCAAGTTTGTGCGGGGCGAGGCCATGGCCGCCCTGCTGATCATGGTCATCAACATCGTGGGCGGCCTCATCATCGGAGTGGCCCAGCACGGGCTCACCCTGGCCGAGGCGGCCCAGACCTACACCCTCCTCACCATCGGCGAAGGCCTGGTGAACCAGATTCCCGCTCTCTTTGTCTCCACCGCCGCGGGTCTGGTGGTGAGCAAGGCGGCGTCGGAAGCCAGCCTGGGGGAGGAATACGCCGCCCAGTTCGTCCTGAAGCCCCAGGCCATGAGCGTGGCCGCCGGCATCATCTTTCTCGTGGGCCTCATTCCCGGCCTGCCGCATCTGCCCTTCCTCATCCTGGCGGTGGTGACCGGCGGCCTCTCCTACGTGGCCTGGAAGGTGCGGGAAAAAGAGGCGGAGGAGGCGGCCCGGCAAACCGCAGTTAAGCCGCCCCCCAAGAGTGACCCCCTGGAGTCCCTCCCTACCCTGGATCTCTTGGAGCTGGAAATCGGCTACGGCCTTATCCCCCTGGTGGATGAGAGCCAGGGCGGCGAACTCCTGGAGCGGGTGCGGGCCCTGCGCCGCCAGTTCGCCCAGGAGATGGGGGTGGTGATTCCTCCCATTCACATCCGGGACAACCTGCAGTTCAAACCGGGCAAGTATGCGGTGTTCCTCAAAGGCGTGGAGGTGGCCCAGGGCGAGATCATGGTGGGCTACTACCTGGCCCTCAGCCCTGGTGAGACTGTCCGCCCCCTGGAGGGCATCCCCACCCGGGAGCCCACCTTCCAGCTCCCGGCCCTGTGGATTCCCGCCTCCCGCAAGGAGGAGGCCCAGCATCTGGGCTATACCGTGGTGAATGGGGCCAGCGTCATCATCACCCACCTGGGGGAGATCATCCGGCGCCACTGCGATGAGCTGTTAGGCCGCCAGGAGGTGCAGCACCTGCTGGACAAGCTGGCCAAGACCCATCCCAAGGTGGTGGAGGAGCTGGTCCCGGGCCTGCTCTCTTTGGGCACCATCCAGAAGGTGCTCCAGAACCTGGTGCGGGAACGGGTCTCCATCCGGGACCTCCTCACCATCATGGAGACCCTGGCGGACTATGGCAGTTACACCAAAGATCCCGAGATCCTGACGGAATATGTGCGGCAGCGCCTGAGCCGGGCGCTGATGAAGGCCCTGGAGACCCCGGACCGCCGGCTGGCCGTGTACACCCTGGACCCCTTTGTGGAGGATTTGATCAAAGACAGTCTGCAACGCACGGAGTTCGGGGTCTATTCGGCCCTGGCGCCGGAGACCGCGGAAGAAATCCTCGCCGCCTGCCGCCGGGCGGTGGAGCGCTGCGCCTTGGAGAATCTGCCGCCGGTGCTGGTCTGTTCCCCCGGGGTGCGGCGGCACCTGGCCCGCCTGCTGGAGCGCTCCCTGCCCCAGATGCAGGTCGTGTCCACCCACGAGCTGAACACTGATCTGCCCATCCAGTCCCTGGGAGTGGTGAGTGTGGGCCATGGAGCTTAG
- a CDS encoding MinD/ParA family protein: MQTNKAKKTLSVAMWMPPIPRVIAVTSGKGGVGKSNLVVNLGLALARQGLKVLLIDADLGLGNLDILLGLTPHFTIHDVLARRKALAEVVVHGPEGLRILPASSGIPEMADLEPHQKLFLLHELDNLGEDLDAVLIDTGAGISRNVLFFNLAAQEILVVATGEPTSITDAYALMKVLALQHGERRFRLVVNGVPHPEDGQVVYRTLLKVTERFLGEDIALDYLGVIPHDEAIGRAVLKQQPVLQIYPKAKVSRWITELAARLWASSPPAVSLSNVKFFWQRLAQTPI; the protein is encoded by the coding sequence ATGCAGACTAACAAGGCTAAAAAGACGCTCTCTGTGGCCATGTGGATGCCGCCTATCCCCCGGGTCATTGCCGTCACCTCCGGGAAGGGGGGGGTGGGCAAATCCAACCTAGTGGTCAATCTCGGGCTGGCCCTGGCCCGCCAAGGCCTTAAGGTCCTCCTCATCGACGCCGATCTGGGGTTGGGGAATCTGGACATCCTCCTGGGCCTGACCCCCCACTTCACCATTCACGATGTATTGGCCCGGCGCAAAGCCCTGGCGGAAGTCGTGGTGCACGGACCCGAGGGCCTGCGCATCCTGCCCGCCTCCTCAGGGATACCGGAAATGGCCGATCTGGAGCCGCACCAGAAACTCTTCCTCCTCCATGAGCTGGACAATTTGGGGGAGGATCTGGATGCGGTGCTCATCGACACCGGTGCGGGCATCTCCCGCAATGTGCTCTTCTTCAACCTTGCGGCCCAGGAGATCCTGGTGGTGGCCACCGGGGAGCCCACCTCCATCACCGATGCCTATGCCCTGATGAAAGTATTGGCCCTCCAGCATGGGGAGCGGCGCTTCCGCTTGGTGGTCAACGGGGTCCCCCATCCTGAAGACGGCCAGGTGGTTTACCGCACCCTGCTCAAAGTCACCGAGCGCTTCCTGGGCGAGGACATCGCCCTGGATTATCTGGGGGTTATCCCCCACGATGAGGCCATCGGCCGGGCGGTCCTGAAACAGCAGCCGGTGCTGCAGATTTATCCCAAAGCCAAGGTCAGCCGCTGGATCACCGAGCTGGCCGCCCGGCTGTGGGCTTCCAGTCCGCCCGCGGTTTCTCTCAGCAACGTGAAATTCTTCTGGCAACGGTTGGCACAGACGCCGATATGA
- a CDS encoding FliA/WhiG family RNA polymerase sigma factor codes for MKKQQLAQVQTGVGPEQWPEVVDAAWQEQMVVQYAPLIKYIAGRLALRLPSHISMDDLISSGIIGLIDAIHKFDPSKNISFKTYAEFRIKGAILDELRSLDWIPRSVRKKSHLLEKACAELERHLGRPPEPEEISQALGLELEEFYQLLDETKAVSLVELEGLWRGHRAAPELSESEITEILQDDNARDPFLALHFSELQDIMVQAIDSLPDKEKLLISLYYYEELTMKEIGEIMGYTESRISQLHTQAMVRLRAKLREALQQGGK; via the coding sequence ATGAAGAAACAACAGTTGGCGCAGGTGCAGACGGGTGTTGGGCCGGAGCAGTGGCCGGAAGTGGTGGATGCCGCCTGGCAGGAGCAGATGGTCGTCCAGTATGCCCCCCTCATTAAATATATTGCCGGGCGCTTGGCCCTCCGGCTCCCCTCTCACATTTCCATGGACGACCTCATCAGCTCGGGGATCATCGGCCTCATCGATGCCATCCACAAATTTGATCCCAGCAAGAACATCAGTTTCAAAACCTATGCGGAATTTCGCATCAAAGGGGCCATCCTGGACGAACTGCGCAGCCTGGATTGGATTCCCCGCTCCGTGCGAAAGAAATCCCACCTTTTGGAAAAGGCCTGCGCCGAGTTGGAACGCCATCTGGGCCGGCCGCCGGAGCCCGAGGAGATCTCCCAGGCCCTGGGTCTGGAGCTGGAAGAGTTTTACCAGCTTCTGGATGAGACCAAGGCGGTATCCCTGGTGGAGCTGGAGGGCCTCTGGCGGGGCCACCGGGCTGCGCCGGAGCTCTCCGAGAGCGAGATCACCGAAATTCTCCAGGACGACAACGCCCGGGATCCCTTCCTGGCGCTCCATTTTTCCGAATTGCAGGACATCATGGTGCAGGCCATCGATTCCCTGCCGGACAAAGAAAAGCTGCTGATTTCCCTCTATTATTATGAAGAGCTCACCATGAAGGAAATCGGGGAGATCATGGGCTACACCGAATCCCGCATCTCCCAGCTGCATACCCAGGCCATGGTGCGGCTGCGGGCCAAGCTCCGGGAAGCCCTGCAGCAGGGGGGGAAGTGA